The following nucleotide sequence is from Thermogemmatispora onikobensis.
CACCTTATCGCCATCGGCAAGGAACTCCTGAATCTTGCGTGTTTTCACGCTGATATCGTGTTCATCGGTACGAGGGCGCAGGCGAATCTCCTTGAGAGTAATCGTCTTCTGATGCTTGCGCGCCTCGCTTTCCTTCTTGGCCTGCTCGTACTTGTACCGTCCATAGTCCATCAACTTGCAGACCGGTGGTACAGCATTGGGCTGCACTTCGACTAAATCCAGATCCCTCTCACGGGCGATATCAAGAGCACGGGGCGTCGGCATCACGCCGATCATCTCGCCATTCTCATCAATGAGGCGTACTTCTCGTGCCCGAATGCGCTCATTGACCCGTGTTTCGCGCGTCCGGTCATTCCCCCGAGGATCTCTGTTAATAGGCCAAACCTCCCTTTTCCTTTCCTGACTTGTCTGACTGGTGATAACCTGCTGACCTGTTTATCCCAGGGCCGGTGTCTATCCCTGGATAGACGGATTAAGTGTAGCATAAGGGGTGGGAGAAGTCAATTGATTTTGCGTACGTGCTCCGCACCCGTAAAGCCCCTGGCTCCTTTCCTTTTCCTCTCCCGGCGTCCCGCGCCTCACATTCACCCACGACCTGCTCTTCCTCCCTCTCCTTCTGCCTTTGACCGCCTGCAGCCTCTCACTCACTGGCACACCACGACAGACGGCCCCTTTCTTATGTTATACTTATTGAGGTAATGCGTTTGTTCGCCC
It contains:
- the infC gene encoding translation initiation factor IF-3, with the translated sequence MTSQTSQERKREVWPINRDPRGNDRTRETRVNERIRAREVRLIDENGEMIGVMPTPRALDIARERDLDLVEVQPNAVPPVCKLMDYGRYKYEQAKKESEARKHQKTITLKEIRLRPRTDEHDISVKTRKIQEFLADGDKVRVSVQFRGPDLRHPEIGRRLLDSIAETLKGTAVIERPPIMEGRVMSMIVSRAPGWEPPKKQAPAPSGKRQVATAGAVAGSQAPTSPSAPAAGSQEVGEATDRQQ